The Maridesulfovibrio salexigens DSM 2638 region TTTTCAGTCAATTCCTGCAAAGTATAAATGGAAACACCACCCAGACACAAAGCGCAAAACAGGAAAACCATCATTCCTGCTACTATTTTATGCGATAATTTAAATGTATATTTCATTCCCCGCCCCTTCTATATAGAAAACGACTCTCATTTTCATTGTGTGAATATAATTGACATGACTCAAAACAATTTCAGCAGCAGTAATGAAAATGAGAACGCTTTTCAACTAAAATCGGTTATTAAAATCAAAATACGAGCAGTCCTGATAAAAAAATCCCGCAATCTCGAAGATTGCGGGATTCATAATTACGCACAAAAGTTTTCCACAATTGTTCATAAAATGTTCGTAAACCTAAATACGACTCCTAAAAAGCTCCATTCATCTTCTCAATGCAGCCGAGCAGAATCACTTTTTCCTCTTCAGAAAATTCAGAAGTTAACTCTTCAATGAGCCGTAAGTGAAGGCGGTCATGCTCTTTGAACATTTCCTGTCCACTCCCGGTAAGTTCAACAATGATGGAGCGGCGATCGGTCTGGTGCGGCTTGCGGCAGACAAACTCTTTATCCTCAAGGCGATCAACCAGCACAGTCAAAGTCCCGGTGGTTATACCCATACGCTGGGCCAGTTCCTTCATACGCATAGCCTTATGAATGCCAAGCACCTCAAGAGTATGCATCTGGGGCAGGGTCAGTCCTTTTTCACGGACTACATCATGCTCCCACGAAGAAAGCTTTTCGTAAAATTCAATCACCGCATGGTTGAGCTTATCGAGCACATCCACCTCATATCTTAAATAGTTGTATAACTGTAAACCGCGAACGCTATGGTCATCACCCCGGCTGTTCTCATTACCAGCGGCTCCACCCAATCCTGTTCAAGTGTGCGTACAAATGATGCCGCCCGGTAAATGGCATAGATCACTGCCGCAAGCGCAATGCCTGTTCCCACGGCATAGCTGGCGAACACCGCAGTTCCCTTAAAAACACTGCCGGAATCAAGGGCGTACTTATACATGATTGCTACAGTAGGGCACGGCACAATCATATTCACAAACCCGATGGAAAAAAGTCCCCAAAAGGTAACGCTTCTTAAGGCTGTTTTTCCGTGACTGCATGAACATCCGCAACTGTGATGGGAATGACTGTGATCATGGTCGTGGTGATGGTCATGGTCATGGTGGTCATGATGGCCATGTTCCCCGTGATCATGATCGTGGTCATGGTCATGGCTATGCAGCAGTTCCGGCTTGATAATCAGGATTGCCCCCAGAATCACCAGAATCACCACGGTTATGATGTCCACGATGTATGTCAGCGAGTCAGGGATGGTCAAGGATATAGACCCCAGAGTAAGCCCGATACCGAGACAGGCGAGAGTCGTCCCCAAAATAAACGCACTGGTCAATGAGAAGACCCGCTTGCCATTCTTCTCTCCGTAAACAAAAGGAGCCAGCACCAGCCATGAATGACCGCAAGGGT contains the following coding sequences:
- a CDS encoding MarR family winged helix-turn-helix transcriptional regulator, which produces MLDKLNHAVIEFYEKLSSWEHDVVREKGLTLPQMHTLEVLGIHKAMRMKELAQRMGITTGTLTVLVDRLEDKEFVCRKPHQTDRRSIIVELTGSGQEMFKEHDRLHLRLIEELTSEFSEEEKVILLGCIEKMNGAF
- a CDS encoding sulfite exporter TauE/SafE family protein produces the protein MDFDSIFLVAMQSSLFLGLIHGINPCGHSWLVLAPFVYGEKNGKRVFSLTSAFILGTTLACLGIGLTLGSISLTIPDSLTYIVDIITVVILVILGAILIIKPELLHSHDHDHDHDHGEHGHHDHHDHDHHHDHDHSHSHHSCGCSCSHGKTALRSVTFWGLFSIGFVNMIVPCPTVAIMYKYALDSGSVFKGTAVFASYAVGTGIALAAVIYAIYRAASFVRTLEQDWVEPLVMRTAGVMTIAFAVYSYTTI